GATGAACATGGGATGTCTGTGGAATACAGTTAGTcgtaattcattttaaaacacttcAACAATGCATCTCTTCTGAGAAGAGACGAATTGCAGATGTAACTTACTGAAAGTTAGGAGGCATGGGCTCCACATTTCCACAAACTCCACATTTCTATTCTTGATACTGTTGCTCACCTCCCACACCTGAAACAATCAAAGACGAGAGGTGTCGAGCAGATTGAACGTATTtacaggagaaaatgaagtgAATCAGTTGAATTCAAACTAGTGTGCTGAGTGGGTCCTTACCAGCTGGTTTGGCATTAGTCTTATGGAGGCCATCCAGTTTAAATTCCTACATccttcaaacacaaagaaaacaagagtttAATCTTACGGTTTTCCTTATGAGCAGAGTAAAAGTCAGGtgtggtgtgtgagtgtatgtttctgtgtgtgttcctcagATACTCACTGGATTCTCAGAATCTTCTTGCTCTCCTCCATTAGCAGCTCAGTCACATCTTCAGCAGATACGTCAGGTGGGAGCTGTTTGTTCTGCTGAAGTCTCAAAGGTTTGGCTATAAGTGCAATCTAAATAAAGAAGAGATCAGATGGGTTAATGCCTTAtcttgtatatattatatagacaGATAGACATAGTAGACTTGAAACTGTAGAGCAGTTTTGAAAAGGCCTCTCATAGACAGTGGTGTCAAAGAAAACCTGTGGAAAAAGGGTCAATTTGTTCATTAGAACCGTTTTCTCCTCTTATTTTGTATTAACTACATCTGGAAATATTAATAATCATACTAAAAACAATTCAACTCGTCCTTACCTTGATGGGGCTGTAGatgcctatatatatatttataatgagttgtttatttattaattcgtTTATTTATGGaatatatctgtaggtattttattaattattaatttatttatttttcattatggcagagttggtcctccatatacagcaacccctgcgaccctagtgaggtgAATACTCAAGGAACTTGTCAACTCCGAACTGCACTATTAAATAGTAGCCCAACATGACATGACATACTTAACACGAgcttaattaattgattaataaCAGCTAGAACTATAGGCACTGGTATGGTATGAGACATTAAAACTAATGAAGTGAACTATTTCACATCGCCAGTGGTTCGGTGAATCTGACCAGGTGAGTCATGGAAGCGCACACCTGCCACTTATTAGCTGTGTGACGACGCTAGCACGATCCTCGCTGTAGGAAAAACACGCGTTCGTTTGCTGGAATTACAAAGGAAATGTAAGAAATGTATTATCCGCATTCAGaattcacagttttatttaaatcccGAGGATTAATCagcttttaatgttttcaggAAGTCCTTACACTATTCGTTCGTCTTTTTCATACTGGTGCATCACACCATATCGTTAGGTGAGTAGTCTATAGCCGAACTGCTGTACAGGCTAATGGTAAAATTGTGtagttttacatttgaaaacattGCCTTTCCACCAGGAAGCTGCGACGATATTTCTTTCTCACTGTGCTGGATGAGCAAAGACAACGCCATTGAAAGGTAAACTCAAGGGAGACGTTTACGTTTTAAAGTAAGTTCATTCCAGAAACGAGTAATGCCGCCAGGTGAGGTGCGTTTGCGACCGCTCTGCGAACGGCAGCTCAGGCCAAACTCCATTCACAAAATGGtatgtttctgttaattaaactCTAGACCTCTACTGAAAGATTGTAAAGGTGTAGATATTTAACGTGGAGTTTTATCAGCAATTTCGGCACAGAATATAAAAagccaaagcttttttttctccatttaaatTAACGATTACGATTTAAGAACATCGCTGTTTTACAAATATCTCTAACGTTAAATTTCTTTTCACCATTTGGATGAAAAATACAGCCACTgactaaattatttaaaaaaaaaaaaaaaaaagtaaattcttCTCCACTTTTCCATCCCAAAACAAAGATGGCTGCCCCCTAGATTTGAAAGGGGTACGTAACAGTTTGAGTTGAATGCATGCCAATATGTGAGAGGCGGAAAGTTATCTGGTTGCTAAATGTACAGTGACAGTTTCACAAAATTAGATCAAATggtaaaacagaaatgaaaattattttctgtCCAGAGAACGACGTAATCTACCagagttttaatgttttctgttcttttttagGCAAAATGGAAACATATGGCTCAACGTCACAGCCTTAGTATCCATCAGGAAGTTGGGCAAGGTTACAACCCTGACAGTGTCACCTGGCATAGAAAACAAGCTGAGACTCCAGTATGGGGGCTCGGTTCAGTCGTGGACTTTTACAATCAGCCCACGTAAGCACCATAGCTTTAATCTCAATGTAATACTTTGTAATACTCTATAAAAAACAATATGGtaaataattaatgttaaaAGAGTGCTCGTCTCACCCAAAGGTACAAAGCTCACCAAAATCCGAGGCCAGCAGAAACCTGTAAAACTTCCAACAAATACCACAAAGGTATGTATCACATCAAACTTGGGTTTTTACGCATAGCTCATCCGACTGCATAGTTTGACAGCTTCATTGATCTGATTGTTCTTCAGGCCTTCTTGGACCTGCTGACTCCCACTGAGGTGTTTGCATGTGAAAATGGAACAATATTCTTCCACCAGGATGACAACTTCTTCCTTGCATTAGGTGAGAATCAGTATTTTAATCAGACCTTGGGTTGAACTTATATTTGCTGTCATGTTGTATCTCTTATTTCTCTTAAACCAGACAAGATTCCAACACGGTGATGAGTGAACTGTCGTTCAACTGTTAATCAGAGTTGGCATCAGAATTGTAATTAATAATACGTATTTTTTCGGGGAATGTATATGGACCTACCGCTACCTGACATTTAGTCCAGAGCCACCCTCATGCTAAACTGCAATAGAGGATGCTTAGCCACCAAAGTCTTACTTTTGCTTTAATTGAATGTCTGTATCTTTGTTTCCCCCTCCAGGACACTCTACACGTCTCCCTGTCAAACTAGAATCCAGACGTCCCACCACGTTGCTGGTCTCCTGGGTGCCGAATCTCCCAGATGTCTTCTCCACTCACTCTGTGACCCTGTATCACGTTGAACTGGACtcctacaacacacacagcacggACACTACCAGCCACAGCCACTACCGCTTCTCTGCTCTGGAGTCCTGCAGCCCCTATGTGGCCTGTGTGGAGATTGCAGACACTCAGTCCTTCACCTGCATCGCTACCATTACTGGTATGAGCTGGGAGTGAGATGATGCCGTCTGATTATTTGACAAATTCTCCTAAATTACGATAGTAGCAGTAACTATTCTGGGATTATATTGTAGTTAAATTATGTCCAGGTTTTGAAAAGTCATTTTTGCTAAACATTTGCGTTTACGGGACctgatttgtttttgcataGATGTGAAGTAGTCAGTTGACAATAATGTAAAGTAGTCTTGGAATGGACCTGGATTGAATGGGCTAAACCCCGCACAGCTATCTGAACAGAAAGTGTCGAACTTGGAAAAGGTTGCTATagttctttaatttcttttttccatcagACCCAGACATTCCTAAGGACTTTGATGTCATATCATGGAACACTAGCAGCATATCATTGGCATGGGACTGTCCTCTGAACCGCAAGtactccctcttcctcctcaccaccTTCTTCCTCAATGGTACAGACCACGTCATAAAGGAGGTCGCTTTGTGGCAAAAGCAGGAGAACTTTGTTTTCAGCCTGTCTGACCTGCAGCCCTGCACCAGGGTGAAGTTTGGCCTGCAGACGGTTTGTCAGGCAGGGATGGAGTCCCGCTACAGCAAGATGGTCATGAATGAAGGGAACTCGGGTAATTACCACCCCAGTTGAACTAAGCCAGtggtagctttttttttctttcccctgttATTTTTGGGGGATTTGCAGATACTTGCACACACAGCTCGTGGTACAAAATGACCAGCAGCTAGAAGGATGGCAAATGTTTGCAAAACTTAGGTTGATATCGGCGTGTAATTCAGATGAGATGAGCCTCGGTTCCATTTACAGTTCGTTAGACTTTATTGTACGTGGGTGAAGTTCTTTTTCACGCTCTCTACACTTTCAATTTTACACATCATcgcacaaaaaaagacaaacagaagcaCATACGGTACAACACAGCAGCAATGGAGAACATCATTGAATTCAAATATGTAGTACCTTCAATATGTAACCTTGTTTAGGGCTACTATGTCAAagaatttttttccccatttaaatagaaaaaagaaaaaattacacaaatgaTGTGCAACGTGTGTTCAAGGTCTTAAAAATTCAAGTGCATAAATGTTCAGCACATCCTTTAACAAAAAAGGGATACTTTAGAAACCAGCAGTTGTATATTTGGTTGGAGAACACAAAATGTAGCAACATTGTTTTCATAAATTACGCGAAGAAGGAAATCTATTATTTGAACATAACTCATGGAGTAAACTGTGATCATTATGAGAAGTTATCACTTCCTTCTTAATCTTTCATAACAAGATATTTTCACAAACTATAATCTAATGGCTCCTTGTCAcgtgtttatatttaaagaagCTCTGTACTAGAGTTTCAAAAACCCTTTAACGGACCCCTCTCTGCTCCTCAGTTCACTCCACCATCAAGGCCTTGCGTCAGACATCGTTTGGGCCTCACAACTACACCCTGAGCTGGGAGGTGAAGAACATCTCGTCCATCTCCATGTTCAGAGTTTACAACGACGAGGTGCTGCAGAACACTACGCTCGTCACCGAATACACTGTTGGGGGTCTGCAACCATGTACCAGCTACCAGGCCAAAGTGGAGGCACTGTGTGGGGACGGTGTGCTCATGAGCGCCAAGACAGTCACGGCACAAACGGGTAATGCAGAAGACCAACATCCAACAGGATGGGGTTATGGGGAATGTTGTCCAAGTCAGTATGGCCATCTTGGATGTATTGTTCTGGATACTCGACATGTCATGAGTTATTGTACatctttttgtctttagtttAGTCCTTTTGTCAGcatatgtttttgtctttgtgtaacTCATTCATCTTTGCTTCCCTTGTCCAGAACCTGGTGGTGTGTCTGATCTCAGGTACCGCTCCAATGACTCCACCGCCCTGTGGACACCCAGCATCTCACAGCAGGTGGCTGTAGCTTTCATATATGTGCTGTCCATGGAGACTGGCGCCCCCGTCCAGAGCAGCCGTGTGTACACCCCAGAGCTGCACCTCGGGGGGCTGGAGAACGGGGAGACTTACCTCCTTGACGTGTGGGAAGAATGTGACGGACAGTGGGAGTCTGCACCTTCTAATCTGTGGTTTACAGCAGCCAATTCCTCCTCAGAGCTCCATCCAAGGGCGGCTGAACACGCTGAGGACCATGGTCAGTCTGAGGCAGCATTAAACCAGTAAGGCCGCTAATTATCTTTCATCATAATCTTAATCTGCCGTGTTTCCATTTTGTGGCATCTCTAGAAATACTGTTGGATTTTGACATGGGTCTTACAATAGTCGTGCCCTGGTCACTGCCTGAGGATCTACAAGACGATGAATCAGAAGCTAGAGCTAAAATGGTGCAGATCTACATAAACAAGGTGGGAGAAGTTCAATGTATAGATCAGCAATCATAGCTATCATCCCTATTGAGTATATTGTCAGAAATATTGCAAAACATCGTCTGACTTTTTGAATTCAGAGATGAAATGTATCCACTAAAACCACAATATGGATTTATCAGTATTTCTGGAATGGGGTCGTGGTTTATACATGTGCAAACATTATAAAACTATAACCAGGATGTTCATGTCTAACTGACAGTAAACTCTGTAGGAGTCATGGCTGCCAGTAGACTGAGAGCACCGTAGCACTAACATGTCAAACCTGCATTACATCTTAACTGTTTATGACAGATTTCACTAGAATTGAAGAGTTTTTGGCCATGCTAGCAGCATAATTCTGTGGACAGTTACTGTATGtctttctattctattctaataaTATCTTGACTATTATTGGATAGATTGCCATGAAATAACTTCTGACCTTTGTAAATATTACACCTGTTGAATGGAGTGACATCTTTCCTTTGAGTGTGTTAGCGTGATGACATTAATATCCCTGGTGAAGCATCATTTCTTGGTGTGTGTCCCAcagctgcaggagttgttgGAAGGTTTTGATCAGCCCGTCCGCATCGACTCAGTCAACTTTGAACCAGCAAACGAGCCGGACAAAACAGAGGTTCTGTTTATGTCTTTTGATGCCTCCAAAGGCAAAGAAGACGTGCCCCTGTCTGTTAAAGATCAGCTGGATTACATTAGCTCCCTGAATACCACTGACTTCACTGTTAAAGATGGGGTCATTTACTGGGATGGTAAGTGACGGTTCAAAACTTGCTCTGGTCTCAGCTAAGCCTACAAGAATGTCAAATGTTTTCTGGCAGCACATTTAGTCAATTCTGAATCTTCCTTTCTGTGggattttatttgctttgacTGTTTGTTCGGTCAGGTCCAGACCTGTGTGCGTCCGACCCAACTCTGTGTCCCCGTAATTCTCTGTGTATCAACACTCTGGGCTCCTATTCTTGTGTGTGCCAGGACGGTTTCTATGACACGAGTCCTTTCACCCAGCGTCCTGTGGCTTCACATCCAGTGTGCAAAGGTACAGTTACGACATTGTGTGAACTCCGTTAAAGTCAAATGTATCATTGAATAATTGCATTTTGACAGATTGATGCTGACGTTTGTCTTAATACAAAAAGCATCACAGATAAACATTTGAAATTGTTATAGTCACTGCAGAATACAGCTAAAGACACACATCACTTACAGTATCTTTAAGTTTcctctttacattttttagCTTGCTGTTGTCAGTGTACCATAAAATCAGCAGTGATGCAAATAGCATGCCTGTTCTAACTCTTGCTGTCAAACAGAGAGTGGCCTTTTCAGCCAGTGTCTGGATAAACTGATGACTGGTACGATAGCTAAGTCCTACCTGACTTCTCGCATCGGGGGCGAGGTTGAGCTGAAGCTGAACGACGGCCGGTGCGTCGTAAATGAGACCGAGTTCCTGTACTACTTCAGCACATCACGAAAATCATCTGAGTGTGGAACAGAGAGGCAGGTGAGTGAGTGTACTTATGCTCTACTGAAGTTATCTGATTGACGGGTTCTGTGTATGAAggaatatagaaataaaacctCACTAATTAAAAACTCGTTGTACATTTAtagaaattatttaaatattaatctttCAAAGTTTGGAAAGGATATTCATAACATTCAAAGTAATTCACACATCTATTTGAGTATGCAgtttaaaaagagaaactaatAACCAGATTGACATTTTGAATTAAGAATACAGATTTTAATCAGGCATTAGCATTTTGTTATAACCTCTATATTTCCCGTGACACTTTAGGCCTTGCACAGATGAGCTTTTGGGAGCCTCACCTCTCTCATATCTTTTCATATCTCTGACATTACCATGGTAGATCCACACTGCTAGTCAGGTCTGCCCAAAGCTGAAATTGAGTCTATATGTACACACGTTCCCTTTTGCTAGAATAGCCTGATCATTTCTTTACCCAGTGATGGATTCCAGTGATCTTTCTCTGAGGAAAG
This portion of the Mugil cephalus isolate CIBA_MC_2020 chromosome 22, CIBA_Mcephalus_1.1, whole genome shotgun sequence genome encodes:
- the LOC125000160 gene encoding uncharacterized protein LOC125000160, yielding MKSLHYSFVFFILVHHTISLGSCDDISFSLCWMSKDNAIERQNGNIWLNVTALVSIRKLGKVTTLTVSPGIENKLRLQYGGSVQSWTFTISPRTKLTKIRGQQKPVKLPTNTTKAFLDLLTPTEVFACENGTIFFHQDDNFFLALGHSTRLPVKLESRRPTTLLVSWVPNLPDVFSTHSVTLYHVELDSYNTHSTDTTSHSHYRFSALESCSPYVACVEIADTQSFTCIATITDPDIPKDFDVISWNTSSISLAWDCPLNRKYSLFLLTTFFLNGTDHVIKEVALWQKQENFVFSLSDLQPCTRVKFGLQTVCQAGMESRYSKMVMNEGNSVHSTIKALRQTSFGPHNYTLSWEVKNISSISMFRVYNDEVLQNTTLVTEYTVGGLQPCTSYQAKVEALCGDGVLMSAKTVTAQTEPGGVSDLRYRSNDSTALWTPSISQQVAVAFIYVLSMETGAPVQSSRVYTPELHLGGLENGETYLLDVWEECDGQWESAPSNLWFTAANSSSELHPRAAEHAEDHEILLDFDMGLTIVVPWSLPEDLQDDESEARAKMVQIYINKLQELLEGFDQPVRIDSVNFEPANEPDKTEVLFMSFDASKGKEDVPLSVKDQLDYISSLNTTDFTVKDGVIYWDGPDLCASDPTLCPRNSLCINTLGSYSCVCQDGFYDTSPFTQRPVASHPVCKESGLFSQCLDKLMTGTIAKSYLTSRIGGEVELKLNDGRCVVNETEFLYYFSTSRKSSECGTERQVNDTHIKYQNTLTVTLTKEHTISRRDLKVVWKCIYPRHYVRNAQVRVDMEWLSSVSLVEFNSSLQLGLTMTLFEDESYTNSYRDSIEMGLEDTLFFQVDLQTNGSFASDVVLQVESCWSTESSDPQDTVQGVLLQHSCPVDKTFQWLPVSGLAQRSRFSIQMFTMPKGLSLYFHCLVNICGHDEDCTKNCTSQERTRRSVSKLDRGRKRAGVVSAGPLVVNTRKSVKPSNWTEHMTVISIVAGSVGLLGVTMLSVSATKAIMAYYEQLRQK